In Vitis vinifera cultivar Pinot Noir 40024 chromosome 17, ASM3070453v1, one genomic interval encodes:
- the LOC100252983 gene encoding probable metal-nicotianamine transporter YSL7: protein MDHRRGEENGLDGNSYNSDIEAEIINKKNPKEREEEEEEEEEEMSVERIFESKEVPSWREQLTVRAFVVSLVVGVLFTFIVMKLNLTTGIIPSLNVSAGLLGFFFTSGWTKFLDNSGLLKQPFTRQENTVIQTCVVAISGIAFSGGFGSYLFGMSEVVAKESEDVQSSQDYKNPAIGWMIGFLFVVSFLGLFSVLPLRKIMIIDFKLTYPSGTATAHLINSFHTPEGARLAKKQVRVLGKFFSFSFLWSFFQWFFAAGDDCGFKAFPTFGLKAQENMFFFDFSTTYVGVGMICPYIVNISLLLGGILSWGIMWPLIETRKGDWYPADLPPKSIKGLQGYKIFIAIAMILGDGLYNFFKVISQTLLGLFYHLRHKDASIVLPLEDRSSPTNSSLSYNDKRRTQLFLKDQIPIPFAVGGYIAIAAISTATLPHIFPQLKWYYIAVMYIAAPIMAFCNAYGCGLTDWSLASTYGKLAIFTIGAWAGGAHGGVIAGLAACGVMMNIVSTASDLMQDFKTGYLTLASPRSMFVSQLIGTAMGCVIAPCVFWLFYKAFDDLGQDGSEYPAPYALVYRNMAILGVDGISSLPKNCFLLCCVFFAAAVLVNLVRDAVGKRRSRFTPIPMAMAIPLYLGPYFAIDMCVGSLILYIWERMNKAKADAFGPAVASGLICGDGIWTLPSSILALAGVKQPICMKFLSRATNVRVDKLLGS from the exons atggaTCACAGAAGAGGAGAAGAGAATGGGTTGGATGGGAACAGCTACAACTCAGACATTGAAGCTGAGATCATCAACAAGAAGAACCCAAAGGAGagggaggaagaagaagaagaagaagaagaggagatGTCGGTGGAGAGGATTTTTGAGAGCAAGGAGGTGCCATCATGGAGAGAACAACTGACTGTGAGAGCCTTTGTGGTGAGCTTAGTGGTTGGAGTACTCTTCACCTTCATAGTGATGAAGCTCAACCTCACCACTGGTATCATCCCTTCTCTAAATGTCTCTGCGGGGCTCTTGGGCTTCTTCTTCACCTCCGGTTGGACCAAGTTTCTGGACAACTCCGGACTTCTGAAGCAGCCCTTTACTCGACAGGAGAACACTGTTATTCAGACTTGTGTTGTGGCCATCTCTGGGATCGCCTTCAGCG GAGGTTTTGGAAGCTACCTCTTTGGAATGAGTGAAGTTGTTGCCAAAGAATCTGAAGATGTTCAAAGCAGCCAGGACTATAAGAATCCGGCAATAGGATGGATGATTGGCTTTCTCTTTGTTGTTAGCTTTCTTGGCCTCTTCTCTGTCTTGCCTCTTCGAAAG ATCATGATCATAGACTTCAAGTTGACATACCCAAGTGGCACTGCAACTGCTCATCTTATCAACAGTTTCCATACTCCTGAAGGAGCCCGGTTAGCAAA GAAACAAGTGAGGGTATTGGGGAAGTTCTTCTCCTTCAGTTTCTTGTGGAGTTTCTTTCAGTGGTTCTTTGCTGCTGGAGATGATTGCGGATTTAAAGCCTTCCCTACATTTGGACTTAAAGCTCAGGAAAACAT gtttttctttgatttctcgACAACATATGTTGGAGTAGGGATGATTTGTCCGTACATTGTAAACATATCCTTGCTGCTTGGAGGCATTCTTTCTTGGGGCATCATGTGGCCTCTCATTGAAACTAGAAAGGGTGATTGGTACCCTGCAGACCTTCCACCAAAAAGCATTAAAGGTCTGCAAGGTTACAAG ATATTCATTGCCATTGCCATGATCCTAGGTGATGGCCTATATAACTTCTTCAAGGTAATAAGCCAAACTCTCTTGGGCTTGTTTTACCATCTCCGGCACAAGGACGCTAGCATTGTCCTCCCTCTAGAGGACCGTTCCTCTCCTACCAACTCCTCTCTTTCTTACAATGACAAGCGCCGAACCCAACTGTTTCTCAAAGATCAAATTCCAATACCATTTGCTGTTGGAGGGTATATTGCAATAGCTGCTATCTCCACAGCCACACTTCCTCACATATTCCCCCAACTCAAATGGTACTACATAGCTGTCATGTACATTGCTGCCCCTATCATGGCATTTTGCAATGCATATGGGTGTGGGCTCACTGATTGGTCCCTTGCGTCCACCTATGGGAAGCTTGCCATCTTTACCATTGGGGCATGGGCTGGGGGTGCCCATGGCGGAGTCATAGCAGGTTTGGCAGCCTGTGGAGTGATGATGAATATCGTCTCAACAGCTTCTGACCTAATGCAGGATTTCAAAACTGGTTATCTAACCTTAGCTTCACCTCGCTCAATGTTTGTGAGCCAATTGATTGGCACTGCAATGGGTTGTGTAATTGCCCCTTGTGTGTTTTGGCTCTTCTACAAGGCCTTTGATGACCTAGGGCAAGATGGAAGTGAATATCCTGCTCCTTATGCTCTGGTGTACCGTAACATGGCTATTCTGGGGGTGGATGGCATCTCCTCCTTACCAAAGAATTGCTTCCTTCTTTGTTGTGTATTCTTCGCTGCAGCAGTTCTTGTCAACTTGGTTAGGGATGCTGTAGGTAAAAGGAGATCAAGGTTCACTCCGATTCCAATGGCGATGGCGATACCACTTTATCTAGGCCCCTACTTCGCCATTGATATGTGTGTTGGGAgcttaatattatatatatgggAAAGGATGAACAAAGCCAAGGCAGATGCTTTTGGACCTGCAGTTGCTTCTGGTTTGATTTGTGGAGATGGAATATGGACTTTGCCTAGTTCAATTCTTGCTTTAGCAGGAGTAAAGCAACCAATCTGTATGAAGTTCCTGTCTAGGGCAACAAATGTTAGGGTTGATAAACTCTTGGGGTCTTAG